GGATGGCGCCGCCGCGGCCAAGGCCTTCCCCAAGCTGGCGAAGAACTGGCTGGACGAGCCCGGCAAGAAGGACGTCGCCCCGGGCGTCTCCGCCTTCTGCAACTCCACCGAGGGGCTGTGCCTGGCGCTGACGAAGGACTATCTGCTGGCGGCCACGGACCTGGAGTCGCTGAAGGCCGCGGTGGAATCGGGGCTCGGCAAGCGCCCCGCGCTCTCGGACGTGAAGGGCTTCCAGCAGGTGGGCAAGAGCGGTGACGTCCGCTTCCTCACCGCCTACGTCGACACCGCGAAGGCGGCCGACGCCATGCTCACCTTCTTCCGCGCCGTGGGCCAGGGCCAGAGCCAGGGCTTCGACACCGGCGACGTGGATGCCAGCGTGGCGCCGCTGTGCGAGGCGATGAAGAAGCTGCCTCCCTATGGCGGTGGGCTCGCCGTGGACGGCACCGTGGTGGCTGGCCAGTTCCAGCCGCTGCCGGTGCAGCAGTAAAGGGGCCGCCGCGTGAAGTGGGCTCTCGCCATCGCCGCCGTGCTGGCCGCGCCAGCGCTGGGCCTGCGCACCTCCGCGCGGGTCGAGCGCTCCGCGTCCGAGCTGCCCGCCGATGGCAGTGCCTCGATGAGCTTCCACGTCCAGCCGCGCTCGCTGCTGGGGCTCTCCGCGCCGCTGCTGCCCTCCACCCGCGCCAGCCTCTCGCTCACCCCCTCGCTCGCGCGCGCCTCCTGCGGGGCGGGAGCGCATGGCCCGGTGTGCACCGTCGTCGCGGGCACCACGCCGGGCGAGGTGCGCGGCACCCTGCGGGTGGAGGATGCGCTCGGGCTGGTGGCGGAGACGCCGGTGGAGCTGCGCCTGCGGGCGGATGACTCCGACACGGATCAGGACGGCTTTCCGGACGCCGTCGAGCTGGACTCGGAGGACGACCGACAGGCGTTCCGCCGCTGGTTCGTGACGCTGGCGGCCGCGCAGTACCCCACGCCGGACCCGCACTGGCCCGAGGTGCACCGCGACTGCGCCGGGCTGCTGCGCTTCGCCTACAAGGAAGCCCTCAAGGCCCACGGGGCGGGCTGGCGCAAGGGCCGCGAGCTCCATACGGCCTCCGCGCCGGACGTGCGCAAGTACCACTACCCCGCCGTGCCCGTGCTCGGAGACAAGCTCTTCCGGGTGGCGGCCGGCGCCTATGACGCCCGGGGGCCGCTCGAGCCGGCCTTCAGTGCGTCCGCCAGCGCGCGCTGGCTCCTGTCCGCCAACGCGGTGCGCATCCCCTCCGGGCAGGCCCTGCCGGGGGACCTGCTCTTCTTCGAGGATCCCGAGGCCCGCGGGATGTCGTACCACTCGATGGTGTACCTGGGTGACCTCGACGGCATCGGGCCCGAGGTCGTCTACCATACCGGCCCCGACAGCCGGCCCGGCGGTTCCAAGGGAATCGTCAAACGGCTCCGGCTCGAAGACCTTTTGTCGCATCCGGACGAGAAGTGGCGCCCGCGCGACGACAACCCGCATTTCGTGGGGTTCTACCGATGGAAGATTCTCGATTGAAGTTGCTGCTCGCCGTGCTGTTGGTGCTCGCCGCGCCGGACGCATCCGCTCGCGGGCGCTTCTACCTGTCCACGCAGACGGTGGCCGCACCGGGAGAGCAGCCCACGGTGAGCATCGAGGCCAGCGGCGTGGGCGCGCTGTCCATGCGCGTCTACCGCATCCCCGAGCCCGAGGCGTTCATGCTCGGGCAGACGGACCTGCACCGTCCGGTGACGAAGAACACCCTGCGCGACAAGCACCTCTTCACGGTGCTCACCGGCGGCTACCGCGCGGCGGCCACCTCGTTGCGCGAGCAGGTGCGTGACGCCATCTCCCCCCAGGCGCGTGCCTCGGCGCTGGCGGTGCTCCAGCCGGCCAATACCGGCCTGTCCAAGGCGCAGTCGGCCCCGGCCCGCGAGCAGGTGCGCATCCCACTGCTCAAGGACTATCCGCTCGTCAGCTACTGGCGGGAGGACCTGGACGGCGCGGTGTCGGACTCGGAGCCGGCGGAGGAGAGCGGCGAGGACGGCGAGGGCTACTCGGGCAACAGCGGGAACTGGACGCTGCGCACGCTGGAGCTGGGCGTGCAGGAGAGCGGCGTCTACCTGGTGGAGGGCGTGACGGGCGAGGACGTGGGCTACACGCTGGCGGTGGTGTCGCGCATCGGCCTGATGGTGAAGCAGGGCCCGGAGCAGACGGTGGCGCTGGCGGTGGACCAGACGACGGGCGCGGCGCTCCCGGGCGTGAAGGTGACGCTGTACGACCAGGGCAAGCCGTACGCCGAGGGCACGACGGACGGTGACGGCCTCTTCAAGGCCAAGGTGAAGGCGGCCACGCAGACGCTGGCGCTCGCGCGCAAGGGCGACGACGTGGCGCTGGCGGATGCCTCCTTCTACTCGGGGGCGGCGAATGACCGGGTGGTGTACCTCTTCACGGACCGGCCGGTGTACCGCCCGGGGCACGAGGTGCACTTCAAGGGCATCATCCGCTCGCGCGCGGGCACGGCCTATGCGCCGCCCAAGGGTGGCAAGGCGGACGTGTCCCTGGTGGAGCCGGGCGGCACGGCCGTGGACTCGCTGGAGGTGGAGGTGGCCGCGAATGGCAGCTTCACCGGGCGCTTCGAGCTGCCGGACAAGGAGACACAGCCGGCGGCGGGTGTCTGGCGCATCCGCGCCGAGGTGGAGGGCGAGGCCTTCGAGGGTGAGTTCAAGCTGAAGGAGTTCACCAAGCCCGAGTACCAGGTGAACGTGCAGCTGGGGCGGCCCTCCTACGTGGAGGGAGACGAGGTGTCGGGCCGGGTGCTGGCGCGCTTCTTCCACGGTGGCGTGCTGAAGAACGCGGACGTGCAGCTCACCGTGTACCGCAGCCGCTTCTTCATCCCGGAGTTCACGGACGCGGAGGCGGACTTCTTCGTCTCCGAGGGTGAGCGCGCCTCGGCGGGGCGGGAGATCGTCCAGGAGCTGTCCGGCAAGCTGG
The sequence above is drawn from the Archangium gephyra genome and encodes:
- a CDS encoding DUF1175 domain-containing protein, producing MKWALAIAAVLAAPALGLRTSARVERSASELPADGSASMSFHVQPRSLLGLSAPLLPSTRASLSLTPSLARASCGAGAHGPVCTVVAGTTPGEVRGTLRVEDALGLVAETPVELRLRADDSDTDQDGFPDAVELDSEDDRQAFRRWFVTLAAAQYPTPDPHWPEVHRDCAGLLRFAYKEALKAHGAGWRKGRELHTASAPDVRKYHYPAVPVLGDKLFRVAAGAYDARGPLEPAFSASASARWLLSANAVRIPSGQALPGDLLFFEDPEARGMSYHSMVYLGDLDGIGPEVVYHTGPDSRPGGSKGIVKRLRLEDLLSHPDEKWRPRDDNPHFVGFYRWKILD